In Deinococcus fonticola, the DNA window CCGGTGTAATACTCCAGGGGCAGTTCAGGGTTCACGCCGCCCTGCATCAGAATGCGGTTGCCGCCCACGTCCTCGAGTTCACGGATTTTCTGGCTGATCTGCTCGTAGTCCAGGGTGTAGCTGTCTTTCTGGCGGCGGGTACGGTAGAACGCACAGAAGTTGCAACCCACGTTGCAGATGTTGGTGTAGTTGATGTTGCGGTCGATCAGGAAGGTCACGACGTTGGGGTCGCGGCGCGCGAGGCGCAGGTCGTTGGCGACGGCGGCCACATCGGGCAGTGGCAGCGAGTACAGGCGCTCGATCTCCTGGGCGTCGAGGCGTTCGCCGCGTGCAGCCTTCTCCAATACAGGGTCGAGCACGGCGGCAGCGGTGGCGGGGAGGGCGGTCATGCCCTCAAGCGTAGCACCGGGCCTGTGGGGCATTTGTGCAGCGGGGTTTACCGCCCCGGCCTGAACCTCTACCCTCTGTCTATGCCTGTGTTCTACCCGCCTGTCAAACCCTGCCCGTGTGGTTCCGGCCGCAGTTACGCGAGTTGCTGTCAGCCTTTTCATACCGGGGCGCAATGGCCGGAAACACCGGAGAAGCTCATGCGTTCGCGGTACTCGGCCTATTTCCTTCAGGACACGGCTTATGTGCTGGAAACGTGCCACCCGGAGAAACGCCCGGCTGACCTGGATTTGAACGATGGGATCAGGTACACGGGCCTGACCATTCACGAGGCGGTGAGGGATGAGGTGGAGTTCTCGGTCACGTTGAAAACGCCGGACGGGCACACCCACCGCTTCCGGGAACGGAGCCGTTTCGAGCGGCTGGGTGGGCGTTGGGTGTACGTGGATGGCAACGTTAGTATCAGGTAAACACGATGTGACAATTACGTCATGATCGTTGCGTACACTGGGGTTACCAGCGCAATTGAATATCGCGGGCCGGGTGAAGTCCGCAGCGCCGAGGGCCGCCTGCAAAAGCAGCGGCTCTTCTTCTTGACCGTTTCAGATTCTGAAGCTGCCGGTCAACAATGCTGGGGGGATGTTCTAGACGCAGGGTAGCCAGCGAGAGGATTGAGCTGAACTGTACTTTGCATCCCCTCGCGCCATTTCTCGGGTGACAGGCATCAGGAGTCCTCTGGCCGCGCCCAGAGCGCTCTGAACGACGGCTCACCTACCACCCAGCGACTTCCTGGACACTGCCCTCTACGCCTGCGTCAAGCCATTCGCCGACGCTTGCCTTACCACACCGCGATGTGGCCGTCGGTGCGGCTCTCGGTGCCGCCTTCCAGTACGCCGGTCTCGGGGTCACGGCGAATCATCTGGCCGCGTCCGAAGCTGCCGGACTCCAGTTGCACGCTCACTTCGTGGCCCCTGGCCGCCAGTTCACGGGCGAGCTGGGCGCCCAGGTGGTGCTCGACTTCCACGCGCTTACCACTGAGCCACTGCCAGCGCGGGGCGTCCAGCGCCTGCTGCGGGTTCATGCCGTAGCGCACGGTGTTCAGCACCACCTGCAGGTGGCCCTGGGGCTGCATGAAGCCGCCCATCACGCCAAAGGGGCCAACCGGCGTGCCGTCCGCGCTGGTCAGGAACCCGGGAATAATGGTGTGGTAGGGGCGTTTGCCGGGTTTCAGGGCGTTGGGGTGCGCGGGGTCGAGGTGGAAGTTGTGGCCCCGGTTGTGAAGCCCGATACCGGTGCCGGGAATAACCACGCCGCTGCCGAAGCCCATGTAGTTGCTCTGGATGAAACTGACCATCTGGCCGCCCTCGTCGGCGGTACACAGGTACACCGTGCCGCCGGCACTGGGCGCGGTGGTGGCCGGGTCGTGCGCCGCGTCCGAGAGGTGCTGGCGGTGCGCCTGCGCGTTGGCGTCTGACAGCAGGTGCTCGACATCCACCGCGACGTGCCGGGGGTCGCCCACGGCGGTGTGCGCGTCGTGAAAGCCGCGCTTCATGGCCTCGATTTGCAGGTGCAGCCCGGCCGGGTCGTCGCGCCGCTCGGGCAGTTCCAGGCCGTTCAGGACATTTAAGGCAATCAGCGCGGCGATGCCCTGGCCGTTGGGTGGAATCTCGTAGAGGCGGTGACCGTCAAAGTCGGTGTAAATAGGCGTGACCCACTCGGTCTGGTGCGCGGCCAGGTCTTCCCCGCGCAGGAACCCGCCGGTGGCGCGGGCGTGCGCGTCGATCTGCTCGGCCAGCTCACCCTGGTAAAAGCTCTGGCCGTGACTGCGGGCAATGCTTTCCAGGGTGCGGGCGTGGCCTTCACTGCGCCACAGAGCGCCGGGGCGCGGCGTGAAGCCTTCAGGGGCGAAGGTGCGCAGCCACTCGTCCAGAATGGGCAACTTCAGGGCGCGGTAACTGCGGATGGCCCGCGCCCAGTTGGCCGCCAGCACCGGCGACAGCGGGAAGCCCTCGCGGGCGTATCGGATGGCGGGGGCCAGCACCTGCGCGAAATCCAGTTTCCCGAACCGGGCATGCAGATCTGCCCAGCCACGCACCGCGCCGGGCACGGTCACGGGCGTCCAGCCGTGCCGGGGCATCTCGCCGCCGGCCAGGGCGTCCAACGTCAGCCCGGCGGGCGCGGCCCCGCTGGCGTTCATACCGTGAACCTCGCCGCCGGCCCACACCAGCGCGAAGTTGTCCCCGCCGATGCCGTTGCTGGTCGGTTCGACCACGGTGAGCGCGGCGGCGGTGGCGATGGCGGCGTCCACGGCGTTGCCGCCCGCTTGCAGCACGCTCAGGCCCGCCTGCGCGGCCAGCGGTTGACTGGTCCCCACCATGCCCCGGCGGGCGTAGAGCGGGCGGCGCACCACGGGAAAGTCTGGATTGAAGGGCATGGCGCAGGCTAGCACCACCACGCAGCTGAAAAGCAGCGCGGGACGCGTTTGCGATGAGGGGCCTCATGTTCTGACCTGTGGAGTACAGTAGGCGCGTGCTGACCGCCTTCGCCGTTCTGATCAGTTTCACTGCCGTGCTGGCGTATCTCAACGAGCGCACCCTGAAGCTTCCGACCACGGTGGGCGTCACGCTGGCGGGCGCGTTGAGCAGTTTCGTGATGATCGTGCTGGATGCCACCGGCCTCACGCCGGGCGTGCGCGGCTGGGCCTCGCAACTGCTGGAGACCCTGAACTTCACCAACTTCGTCCTGAACGGCATCCTGAGTATCCTGCTGTTTGCCGGAGCGCTGAGCCTGGATGCCCGGCAGATGATGCGCCAGCGCACCAGCATCCTGACCCTGGCGGTGCTGAGTACCCTCATCAGCACGTTCATCATCGGGTTCGGCGCTTACGCGGTGTTCGGGCTGGTGGGCCTGAACGTGCCCCTGATGTGGTCGCTGCTGTTCGGGGCGCTGATTTCCCCGACCGACCCGGTGGCGGTGCTCGACCTGCTGAAACGCGCCCAGGTGCCCAAGAAAATAGAGACGCTGATTGCCGGGGAAAGCCTCTTCAACGATGGCGTGGGCGTGGTCGTGTTTCTGGTGCTGGCGGGCATGGCGGGCATCGGTGCCCACCACGGCGAGGCCAGCCTGGGCAGCGCGCTGACGCTGTTCGTGCGCGAGGCGCTGGGCGGCATGGCCTTTGGCGCCGTGCTGGGCGCGCTGGGGTACGCCATGCTCAGAAGCATCGAGCAGCGCGCGGTGGAGATACTGATCACGCTGGCGCTGGTGGTGGGCGGGTACGTGGCCGCCACCGCCCTGGGCATCAGTGGCCCGCTGGCGATGGTGGTGGCGGGCCTGGCGCTGTCCGCCGGCAAGCACGCCGCCATGAGCGACGAGAGCCGCGAACACATCGAAGGCTTCTGGGAAACGGTGGACGAGGTGCTGAACATCGTGCTGTTCGCCTTTATTGGCCTGGACGTGATGCTCACGCAACCCACTGCCCCTCAGCTGCTGGCCGCGGCCCTGCTGATCGGCGTGGCACTGGCCGCGCGCTGGGCCAGCGTGGCGCTGCCTATGCTGCTGCTGCGGGCCCGCGAGGGGTACGCCGCCTACACCGTGCGGCTCCTCACATGGGGCGGCCTGCGCGGCGGCATCGCCATCAGCCTGGGCCTGGGCCTACCGCCCAGCGAGTACCGCAGTACCCTGCTGACCGCCACCTACCTGATCGTGCTGTTCAGCATCGCCGCGCAGGGCCTGAGCATCATGCCCCTGGTGAAAAAAGCCGTGGACGCCGAGCAGCGGCGCTCGAACCTGAACTGAGGCCGTACAGGGGTGTCAACGGTAGGCACGCCGACCCGGTCAGTTGTATTGGGTTTTGTGCTCTTACTTCCCGGCACCGCCCACTGCACTTCGGGTAACGCTGTTGTTGGCGGTGACGCCGGTAATCAGGGCGTCGCGGATGCCGTTGGCGATGCCCAGGGCCAGGCGGTCGAGGTAATTGTCGTCCCTGAGGTTCAGGCCGTCGACGGGGTGGCTGGTGAAGCCCACCTCGATCAGCGCGGCGGGGATGCGGCTGTTGCGCAGCACGGCCAGCGAGCGGCTGCTCTTGAGGCCCTGGTCGAAGGCGGCGGTGGTCTGAATGGTGTTGCGTTGCAGCAGCGCGGCCAGGTTCTGCGAGAGGGGGTGGTTGGGGTTCCACCACGTCTCGATGCCGTACCCGCGCAGGACGTTGGCGGGGGCCATGGCGTTCACGTGAATGCTGACGTACAGTTGCGTGCCGGGGGTGCCCAGGCCAGCCCGCATGTTCAGGTCGGTGTTCTTGTCCCGGCTGAGTTGCGTGTCGCGGTCACGGGTCATCACGACATCCACGCCCGCGGCCTTCAGCAGGTCGCGCACGCGCAGGCCCACTGCCAGGTTCACCTCCTTCTCGACCACCGCGCCGACTGCGCCGGGGTCGATGCCGCCGTGACCGGGGTCGATCACCACGCGGGGTCGGGCGTAACTGGCGCTGAGGGCCAGGATGGCGGTGCCGCGCGCCGTGGGAATGGGTGGCACGCTGGCCACAATCTTCTCGCTCGGTTTCAGGGCGGTGGTGTCGGCCAGGGCCGGCGAGAGGTCGATGGCCAGGCGGTAACGGTCGCTGCCGCTCGCGGGGGGCAGCAGTTGAGAACGCCAGCCGCTGCGCACAGTGGTGGGGGCTGCGGTCAGCAGGCTCACGTGAACGCCGCCGCTGACGGCGTCGTAACGCCAGCCGCGCACTTCAGGCGACACGTCCGCTTCCATCTGGGCGGCGGGGCCGACCGTGACGCCGCTCAGTTCGACGCGCATCCCCAGCGCGGTGGGCACCAGGCGGTAACTGGCGCCGGCGGGCAGGTCAAGCACCACACGCGTCAAGCCGGGGTTCTTGCCGATGCGCGGGGCGCTGAGGGGCACGCTGGCACCAGCGTCGCCGGGCACACGGCCCGTCAGGGGGCTGGGCTTCTCGGAGTCTGCGCCGGGCAGGGCAGGTGCGGGCACCACTGGGCCGGTACGGATGGTGTCGCCGGGCGGCAGCCCCACGCCATTGCCGCCACTCGTGAGCGCTGTCTGTGCGCCCTTGACAGTGGCATGATTCACCGTTCCGGCACCCACGGCACCCGCCGCGCCCGAACCGACAGTACCGGGAAAAAGCCCGGCCCCCGCTGCGGCACTCGGGGATGTCGGCAGCGGGGCGCTGAGGGTGGCCTGGGCAGCGGTGGTGGTGGCTGGAGCAGCGGCCAGCACGCGGCCCTTGACGGTCGGCCCGGCCCCGCCGGAGAGCGTGCCACCGAATTCCAGAATCAGCACTCTGGTGCCGCCAGCAATGGTCGCCTCACTGGCCCGCCAGCCTTCGGTGGTGGAAAGCGGAAAGGGCGTCACCAGCGTGACCTGCCCGCCACCTGCACGGTATTCAGTCACGGTGGCCCCCAGGCGCGCCGTCACGGCGGGAATGACGCGCGCCCCCTGCACGTCGATGCGCAGGCCGCTGAAAGTCGGGGTCAGGGTGTACGTCAAAGGGCTGGCCGGCAGATCGAACACGATGCGGGTGGTGTTGCCGTCGGAACTGCTGCGCGGGTTCCCGAAGGCGGTGACAGGGCTGGCCGCGGAGGCGCTGGCCGGGGTGGCGGCGGCGGGCGGGGGCACGTTCAGCGTCGCGCCCGGTACGGTGACGGCGTTGCCGCTGCGGAGGGAGGGGGTGGCCTGCGGGGGTGCCCCGCGCTGGAAGGGGTCGGTCTGTGCGGCGGCCCAGGAACTGAGCAGCAGAGCTGATGAGAGCAGGGTGGCACGGGCCTTCATGGGTTTTATATTGGAACGCCGAACGTGAGAAAGCCACATTTCCCCTCATGATTAAAGGCTATTTCTCTGACTGACACGTCAGCCAAAAGGATGAGAAAATAAAGCGTCTCTTCAATCGAGCAGAGAACGACCCTTCTGAAACGCCAAAAACTGCGTCCGGCCTGTGGTCACCAGCCGCGCCACACGGCTCCATGTGACCTTTGCATGACATTTCAAAAAGCTAAAGGGCGTTCTCATCGAACAGTCGGGGCCGGCCTGGCAGTGACCTTCCGGGGGTAGCCTGACGTATGAGTCTCGAGTCCACCCTGGGCATGACCGTTCTGGAAGCGTCCCCCACCCTGACCCGCATCGCCATGACCGTCAACGAGGCGGGACTGAACATGCACGGCACCGCGCACGGCGGCGTGATCTTCAGCCTGGCCGACGAGGCGTTCGCGGTGATTTCCAACCAGGAAGCGCAGGCCGTCGCCGTGGAGACCCACATGAGTTTCTTCAAGGCCGCGAACATCGGGGATGAACTGGTGGCCGTGGCCGTGCCGGAACGGGTGGGACGAACCCTCGCTACCTACCGCGTGGATGTGCTGCGCGGCGACGAGAAAATCGCCCTGTTCCTGGGCACCGTCAGCAGGCGCGAGAAACCTGCGTAAAACCTCTAACGGTGCGCCTCCGCTGTAAAAGCTGCCCTCAGCCTTCTTCCAGTGGGTAAGTCCGGTAAGCCCGCACCGCCAGCCAGATCAGGTAACCGTAAAACGTGAATACCCCCAGAAACACCAGCCAGCCCGGAAAACTCCCGATGTCTGCCAGTTCCAGGGCCGCCGGGAACTCCAGTTTCCAGCCTTTCGGCATCTGCAAATCCAGCTTCGCAAACCAGGCCAGCAGCACCGCCGTGTAAATCCACAGGTAATTGCGCCCCAGCCGCCAGCCCATCGCGTCGTTGCGGCTCATGGGACTGCGCGGTTTACTCAACTCGGCCAGCAGCAACTGATGCCAGTTGGCGTCCACCTTATCGCCCAGCATGGCCGGGTAGAAAAACCGTTCCATGATCCGCACGCGGTGGTGCGCAATCTCGTAAGTGCGAAAACGCCGCGCTTCCAAACGCAGAAAAAAGTAGTTCATGAACATGGCGAACAGAAAGGTCGCGTGACTGTTGTTCACGTCCCCCAGCGCGAAACTCGCCAGGCCCGCGGTGGTCACCACCGACCAGTTGGTGGTCATGTCCAGCCGCTGACGGTAAGCCGTCATTTTCCCCACCTCGGCGCGGTACAGGTGAATCAGGGCATTCGCCTGGTTGGTGCTGTAACTGACTTCCGTGAGGCCTTCCGGGTGAACGGCCCCCTGTCCCCCACCCGCACCGGGCATCAGTTCCCCTCCTCCGTCATGAACACCAGGGTAACAGGTACGCGGGAAGCCGTGCGCGGTGCGCGGTTTCAAGTGCGTGGAAGTGGAAAGGGATCAGGTTAAATTCAGGTCTTTAGGGTGGTGGCTGGTCGGTGAGCTACTGGCGGAAGGAGACATCTTGCCGGAACTGGCCCGCATTCCAGAGTGTGAACTGCCGGAACTTGTCCGCCAGCATTGGCAATAACGAAAAAACCCCGCCACGTGGACGGGGTTCTTCTTTTCCCTTGGGTTACTTCGAGGCGTGAACCACGAGTTTCATGGGGATGGTCACTTCGGGGTGGGCGCGGTAGGCGATGTCGTACTCGCCGATTTCCTTGACGGTCTTGGGCATGTCGATGCGGCGCTTGTCCACGTCGAAGCCCAGTTTGTCGAGCGCACCCTGCACGTCAGCGTGCGTCACGGCACCGTAGATCTTGCCTTCGCCGGCGCGAACGCTGAGTTCCACGGCCACGCCGTTCAGGCGGCTGGACAGGTCTTCGGCGGTGGCCTTTTCCTGTGCCTGGCGCTTCTGGATGCTGCGCAGCTGGGCTTCCAGCGTCTTCATGTTGCTGCTGGTGGCGGCGGCGGCTTTGCCCTGGGGGATCAGCCAGTTGCGGGCGTACCCGTCCTTGACTTTCACCACTTCACCGGTCTTGCCGAGCTTGCCGGGTTCAAGAAGAATCACTTGCATGTCTCTTCTCCTTATTTCCTGACCAGTTTCTCGGTGTAGGGCAACAGGGCCATCTGACGCGCAATCTTGATGGTTTGCGCGATGCGGCGCTGGTGCTTGGCCGAGAGGCCGGTGCGGCGGCGAGGAAGGATTTTGCCCGTGTCGCTTACGAAGCGGCGGAGCATCTTCACGTCTTTGTAATCGGTAATTTCCAGTTCCCCGATGGAGAACGGATCAACCTTGGGCTTGCGGGGGCGCTTGGGGCCCTTCCCGCGCGGCTTACGGTCACTGTTGCCTTGCGTCATTTCAGTTCCTTGTGCCTGCCTTCACTCCTCAAGCGAGGAGGTTTAGAAAGGCAGGTCTTCTTCCTCGGGTGGGAAGTCGTCGAGACCCTGGTCAATGTCTAAGTTGCCCGAACGGTTCCCCGCGCTCCTGGCGGGAGCACTTGCCCTGGCGGCGGTGGCCGCCGGGCGCGCCGGACTGCTCGCGGTCTGCGTGCGAGGTGCGGCGGGGGAGGCAGCGTAGCCGGCGGTTGTGCCGGCAGCGGCGCCTCGGGCGAGACTTTCGACTCTCGTCGCTTCTACTTTGGTGCTGTTGCGCTTGTTGCCGTCTTTGTCCGTCCAGGATTCGTTCACGAGGCGCCCGACGACCATGATGGGGTCACCTTTGCGGACGCTCTGCATGCTTTCGGCCAGTTCACGCCACAGGGTCGCGTCGATCCAGTGGGTTTTTTCCTGGCGTTGTCCCTGGCGGTCATTCCACGTTTCGTTCACGGCCAGGCCGAGTCCGAGCACGGCGTCTCCGGCGGGCGTGTAACGCAGTTCGGGGTCACGGACGACGTTGCCAATCAGGACAACTTCGTTCATGCCGCTGCCCATGCGTACGCCGCCTCCGGCGTCTGACACGAGCTCCGGTTCGTAACCGAGCTGCTCCATGCGCAGCGCCTTGACGCGCACCATGCTGCGCTTGCCACCTTCCGGGGCTTCCCATTGGCTGTACTCCAGGCTACCTTCGACCATCACGGCGTCGCCGCCTTTCAGGTTGCGTTCCGCCTGCCACTCGGCGGGTTTGCCGAGAATGGAAACGCGGTGGTACCACGGGAGTTTGCGTTCGCGGCCGTCCGTGCCGATCAGGTGATCTTCGCCGGCCACGGTGGCTTCAAACACGGCGGTGCCGCTGGGGGTGTAACGCAGTTCGGGGTCACGGGCGAGTGCGCCGATCAGGAAAACGTGGTTCATGCCTCTGGCCATACTGGTACTTCTCCTTTGCTGTCGTAGCTAACTAGGTTGCTTTCGTTGCTTGCCGTGCGGCCTGTCGAGCAGGTTGACCAGACAGTAACAAGCCTGCGTTATTCTGTCAAGTACAGAAAAGACTCAGGCTTTCTTGGTCTTCCACTCCGGGCGGTCTTTGACCACCAGGACGCGGCGAACGTGGTCGCGCAGGCGCAGGCTGCTGGCAATGTCCTTCTCGGGGTTGCCGGCGGCCTTGATGGTGTAGAACAGAATGCGTCCCTCGCGGTCTTTACCAATGTGGTAAGCCAGGCGGGTGTTGCTTTCGCGGTCGTCCAGACCAACGATTTCTGCCCCGGTGTTCTTCAGGGTGTTCTCGATGTAATCCTTCTCGATCTGCACCTGCTCGGCGCTGAGGTTGGGGTTCAGGATCAGGTTCAAGTCGTACTGTTGCATGTTTCACCTCCTTGCAAAACGGCGTCGCATGTTCCGGGCGGGGGGTGACCTGGCCGGGGCAGCGCAATTGACCAGAGTAGCAGATCATGGCGCGGGGGGCCAGAGGTACGGCGGGTGTTACGCTGTCTCATGCGACTTGCGAGTGTGGTGGCCCTGCTGACGTTGTCAGTCGCTGGCGCAGTCTCCCCTGTTGCTTTGCCTGTGCCGGAGATTCAAAACCCGGTGGCTTTGACAGCGGTAGCGCACGTGAACGGGCAGGTGCGGCTGGCCTGGACGGAGAAAACTACAAATTTCCAGCTTCATGCCGCTGTGCTGAGCAAAAACGGCTGGGAGCGCCTCGGCGGCGTGCTGAACGAAGACCCGACCTTCAACGCCCTGCAACTGATGTCCTGCACTGGCCCGGACGGGCGCTGGTGGCTGGGCTGGGCCGAGGACGCCGGGATCGCGCACGTGGACTCCTGGCTCATGCGCGTGTGGGATGGTCAATCTTGGCAGGCGAAAGTCAGCGCCGTGCGCCGCAACCTGAGCGACGCGGGCCGCTCGCGTTCCTTCGACGTGATGAAAAATGGCGTCCCCACCTTGCTGTGGACGGATCTGGCGGTGCCGGGCGCGTGGGCCGCCTCAGTGCGCCCGCTGCGCTGGGATGGGAAGACGTGGCTGCCGGACGCGGTGCTGAGCGACATCAAGTTTGCAGGGTTCGCCCCGGACGTGCGGGTGGGGCCGGGCGGGTTGCGAACTGTGGTTTTCCTGGAAGGCAATTACGCCAGCATGAATGTCGTAGTCATGCGTGAAACCCTTCCCGACCGCTGGGAACGCCTGAGACCGCCTCTGAACCGCACGCCTGGTTCATTCACCACACAACCTCGCCTGAACCTGACGCCTTTCGGTCAACCTGTAGTGGCCTGGATCGAGAGTAGGGACGACGATCCAGACCGTGTTTTCGTGAGTCGCTTGAACGGGAGGGCGTGGCAGCGGCTGGGTGGTGCCTTAAGTGCCGGGAACGAGATGGCCGAGACGCTGGCCCTGGCGCTGGGACACGACGGTCAACCGCGGGCGGCATGGCTAGCGGACGGCAAGCTCCGCGCCGCGCAGTGGACGGGAAGCCATTGGGAGGCGCTGACACTTCCCGGAACACGGAACGTTACGGGCGTGAGCCTCAGCGAGGACGGTGAGTTTCTGGCCGCCAGCGTGAACGGCAAACTTCACTTGTGGAACTGGCCGTAAGCGGACTCAGTACCTTCTGGTGAGCGCCTGTCCATCTGGCCCCATGGTCTCGGCGGCCCCGCCGTCCACGCTGACTTTCACGGCCCCGGCGTTTCCGGCGCGCAGGGTGGTGCCGTTGGGGAAAGTGCGGGTGGTGCCGGCACCCAGGATACCTTCGTACAGCACGTTGCCGTCCGGCGCGGTGGCCCGCAGCCACGACGCGCCGCTCAGGGAAACGGTCACGCCCTTGACCGGAGCAGGCGGGGCCTTGGGAACGGGCACCGGCAGGGATTCCTGCACCTGCCCGGTACTGGCGTCCGTCATGATGCTGGCCCCCATGTTGAGGGGCATCAGGCGCACCTTCAGGTGCCGGCCCTGGCGCAGATCAATGTTCTGCTTGAAGGGCATGCGCCCACCGTACTCGACTCGCAGCACCGCGCCCTGGCGGGCCTCGGTGGGAAACGAGCGAATGGGGGCGCGACCCAGCTCACGGTTATCCAGAAAGACTTTTGCGCCCCCCGGCAGGCTCTCGACCGTCAGGTTCACGTTCACGGGCGCGATGGGTTCCTCCACCTCGACAGGCACTTTGGCAGTCGTTTTAGGAGCGCGGGACTGCCAGAACGAGTAGGCGGCCGCCCCACCGATCAGCAGGACAGCCAGCAGAGTGGGCAGGGCCGCCCCGCAACCGCGCCGGGCGGGTTCCGTCGTTTGCAGGTAAGAGCGCTGCACCGGAGGCGCATTGTCCGGGTACAGGGCCTCCAGATCGGCCAGCAGCGGCGCGGGGTCGAGGGCCAGGTCGCGGGCATAGGTGGTGATGTACGAGCGCACCAGCGCGCGCTCCGGCAGGGCGCCCAGTTCCTCGGCCTCGATGGCCCGCAGGTACTCGCTGCGAATTCTGGTGCGGGCCGCCACATCGGCCAGGTCGTGGCCCTGGGCCTCACGCGCCTGTTGGAGGGCAGCACCGAACGTCATACGCGTCACTTTAATGCATGTAGGGCACAAGCGTGGAAAAGGTGATTTTAGCCATGCTCCACGCCCTGCTTTCCACCATCCCGTACACTGCCCTATGCCGCCGCAAATTGTGATCGTGCCGGGCCTGGGAGACAGTGGGCCGGAGCACTGGCAGACGCTCTGGGAGCAGAAATACGGGGCCGCCCGCGTGAGGCAGGACGACCCGGAGAACCCCACGCCGGCCGCCTGGGCAGAACGTCTGAATGAGGTCATCGAGGCCACGCCGGGCGAGCTGGTGCTGGTGGCCCATTCTTGCGGCGTTCCGACGGTGGTGCACTGGGCTCGGTTCTACGGCGCTAATGAACGGGTGAAAGGGGCCTTGCTGGTCGCTCCGCCCGATATGGATCACCCCAATCTGCATCAGCAACATCCCGCTGCGGCCCAGATGGCTCCGGTGCCCCTGTCTCCCCTGCCGTTCCCGGCCCTGGTGGTGGCCAGCGAGAACGACCCCTACGCCAGCCTGGACCGGGCACAGCAGTTTGCGCGGGCCTGGGACGCCGAATTTATCTCGGCAGGCGAGGCCGGGCACATTAACATTGCCAGTG includes these proteins:
- a CDS encoding DUF2270 domain-containing protein; translated protein: MPGAGGGQGAVHPEGLTEVSYSTNQANALIHLYRAEVGKMTAYRQRLDMTTNWSVVTTAGLASFALGDVNNSHATFLFAMFMNYFFLRLEARRFRTYEIAHHRVRIMERFFYPAMLGDKVDANWHQLLLAELSKPRSPMSRNDAMGWRLGRNYLWIYTAVLLAWFAKLDLQMPKGWKLEFPAALELADIGSFPGWLVFLGVFTFYGYLIWLAVRAYRTYPLEEG
- a CDS encoding N-acetylmuramoyl-L-alanine amidase gives rise to the protein MKARATLLSSALLLSSWAAAQTDPFQRGAPPQATPSLRSGNAVTVPGATLNVPPPAAATPASASAASPVTAFGNPRSSSDGNTTRIVFDLPASPLTYTLTPTFSGLRIDVQGARVIPAVTARLGATVTEYRAGGGQVTLVTPFPLSTTEGWRASEATIAGGTRVLILEFGGTLSGGAGPTVKGRVLAAAPATTTAAQATLSAPLPTSPSAAAGAGLFPGTVGSGAAGAVGAGTVNHATVKGAQTALTSGGNGVGLPPGDTIRTGPVVPAPALPGADSEKPSPLTGRVPGDAGASVPLSAPRIGKNPGLTRVVLDLPAGASYRLVPTALGMRVELSGVTVGPAAQMEADVSPEVRGWRYDAVSGGVHVSLLTAAPTTVRSGWRSQLLPPASGSDRYRLAIDLSPALADTTALKPSEKIVASVPPIPTARGTAILALSASYARPRVVIDPGHGGIDPGAVGAVVEKEVNLAVGLRVRDLLKAAGVDVVMTRDRDTQLSRDKNTDLNMRAGLGTPGTQLYVSIHVNAMAPANVLRGYGIETWWNPNHPLSQNLAALLQRNTIQTTAAFDQGLKSSRSLAVLRNSRIPAALIEVGFTSHPVDGLNLRDDNYLDRLALGIANGIRDALITGVTANNSVTRSAVGGAGK
- the rplI gene encoding 50S ribosomal protein L9, whose product is MQVILLEPGKLGKTGEVVKVKDGYARNWLIPQGKAAAATSSNMKTLEAQLRSIQKRQAQEKATAEDLSSRLNGVAVELSVRAGEGKIYGAVTHADVQGALDKLGFDVDKRRIDMPKTVKEIGEYDIAYRAHPEVTIPMKLVVHASK
- a CDS encoding cation:proton antiporter, giving the protein MLTAFAVLISFTAVLAYLNERTLKLPTTVGVTLAGALSSFVMIVLDATGLTPGVRGWASQLLETLNFTNFVLNGILSILLFAGALSLDARQMMRQRTSILTLAVLSTLISTFIIGFGAYAVFGLVGLNVPLMWSLLFGALISPTDPVAVLDLLKRAQVPKKIETLIAGESLFNDGVGVVVFLVLAGMAGIGAHHGEASLGSALTLFVREALGGMAFGAVLGALGYAMLRSIEQRAVEILITLALVVGGYVAATALGISGPLAMVVAGLALSAGKHAAMSDESREHIEGFWETVDEVLNIVLFAFIGLDVMLTQPTAPQLLAAALLIGVALAARWASVALPMLLLRAREGYAAYTVRLLTWGGLRGGIAISLGLGLPPSEYRSTLLTATYLIVLFSIAAQGLSIMPLVKKAVDAEQRRSNLN
- a CDS encoding single-stranded DNA-binding protein — translated: MARGMNHVFLIGALARDPELRYTPSGTAVFEATVAGEDHLIGTDGRERKLPWYHRVSILGKPAEWQAERNLKGGDAVMVEGSLEYSQWEAPEGGKRSMVRVKALRMEQLGYEPELVSDAGGGVRMGSGMNEVVLIGNVVRDPELRYTPAGDAVLGLGLAVNETWNDRQGQRQEKTHWIDATLWRELAESMQSVRKGDPIMVVGRLVNESWTDKDGNKRNSTKVEATRVESLARGAAAGTTAGYAASPAAPRTQTASSPARPAATAARASAPARSAGNRSGNLDIDQGLDDFPPEEEDLPF
- a CDS encoding 30S ribosomal protein S6, whose protein sequence is MQQYDLNLILNPNLSAEQVQIEKDYIENTLKNTGAEIVGLDDRESNTRLAYHIGKDREGRILFYTIKAAGNPEKDIASSLRLRDHVRRVLVVKDRPEWKTKKA
- a CDS encoding YchJ family protein, producing MPVFYPPVKPCPCGSGRSYASCCQPFHTGAQWPETPEKLMRSRYSAYFLQDTAYVLETCHPEKRPADLDLNDGIRYTGLTIHEAVRDEVEFSVTLKTPDGHTHRFRERSRFERLGGRWVYVDGNVSIR
- a CDS encoding gamma-glutamyltransferase family protein, translating into MPFNPDFPVVRRPLYARRGMVGTSQPLAAQAGLSVLQAGGNAVDAAIATAAALTVVEPTSNGIGGDNFALVWAGGEVHGMNASGAAPAGLTLDALAGGEMPRHGWTPVTVPGAVRGWADLHARFGKLDFAQVLAPAIRYAREGFPLSPVLAANWARAIRSYRALKLPILDEWLRTFAPEGFTPRPGALWRSEGHARTLESIARSHGQSFYQGELAEQIDAHARATGGFLRGEDLAAHQTEWVTPIYTDFDGHRLYEIPPNGQGIAALIALNVLNGLELPERRDDPAGLHLQIEAMKRGFHDAHTAVGDPRHVAVDVEHLLSDANAQAHRQHLSDAAHDPATTAPSAGGTVYLCTADEGGQMVSFIQSNYMGFGSGVVIPGTGIGLHNRGHNFHLDPAHPNALKPGKRPYHTIIPGFLTSADGTPVGPFGVMGGFMQPQGHLQVVLNTVRYGMNPQQALDAPRWQWLSGKRVEVEHHLGAQLARELAARGHEVSVQLESGSFGRGQMIRRDPETGVLEGGTESRTDGHIAVW
- the paaI gene encoding hydroxyphenylacetyl-CoA thioesterase PaaI — encoded protein: MSLESTLGMTVLEASPTLTRIAMTVNEAGLNMHGTAHGGVIFSLADEAFAVISNQEAQAVAVETHMSFFKAANIGDELVAVAVPERVGRTLATYRVDVLRGDEKIALFLGTVSRREKPA
- the rpsR gene encoding 30S ribosomal protein S18 translates to MTQGNSDRKPRGKGPKRPRKPKVDPFSIGELEITDYKDVKMLRRFVSDTGKILPRRRTGLSAKHQRRIAQTIKIARQMALLPYTEKLVRK